Proteins encoded within one genomic window of Bos indicus x Bos taurus breed Angus x Brahman F1 hybrid chromosome 18, Bos_hybrid_MaternalHap_v2.0, whole genome shotgun sequence:
- the CIC gene encoding protein capicua homolog isoform X3 has product MYSAHRPLVPASGAASRGLGMFVWTNVEPRSVAVFPWHSLVPFLAPSQPDPSVQPSEAQQPASHPVASNQSKEPAESAAVAHEQPPGGTGNADPGRPPGATCPESPGPGPPHTLGVVEPGKGPPPTTEDEAPGPPGEPRLDSETESDHDDAFLSIMSPEIQLPLPPGKRRTQSLSALPKERDSSSEKDGRSPNKREKDHIRRPMNAFMIFSKRHRALVHQRHPNQDNRTVSKILGEWWYALGPKEKQKYHDLAFQVKEAHFKAHPDWKWCNKDRKKSSSEAKPTSLGLAGGHKEPRERSMSETGTAAAPGVSSELLSVTAQTLLSSDTKAPGSSSCGAERLHAVGGPGSARPRAFSHSGVHSLDGGEVDSQALQELTQMVSGPASYAGPKPSTQYGTPGPFAAPGEGGTLAASGRPPLLPTRASRSQRAASEDMTSDEERMVICEEEGDDDVIADDGFGTTDIDLKCKERVTDSESGDSSGEDPEGSKGFGRKVFSPVIRSSFTHCRPSLDPEPPGPPDPPAGFGKGYGPTSSASSPAASSSSATTSFPLGSGTFKAQESGQGSTTGPLRPPPPGTGGPATPSKATRFLPTDPATFRRKRPESVGGLEPPGPSVIAAPPSGGGGVLQTLVLPSNKEEREGSGARVPSAPAPSLAYGAPATPLSRPAATMVTNVVRPVSSTPVPIASKPFPAPSRAEASPGDTAGARTEAATGSRALGGSPLGVSLVYSDKKSGAATSTAPHLVAGPLLGTVGKAPATVTNLLVGTPGYGAPAPPAVQFIAQGGPGSGAAAGSGASAGSGPNGPMPLGILQPGPLGKAGGITQVQYILPTLPQQLQVAPAPGTKAAAPGGPAPTTSIRFTLPPGTSTNGKVLAATAPTPGIPILQSVPSAPPPKAQSVSPVQAPPPGGSAQLLPGKVLVPLATPSMSVRGGGAGQPLPLVSPPFSVPVQNGAQPPSKIIQLTPVPVSTPSGLVPPLSPAPLPGPASQPQKVLLPSSTRITYVQSAGGHALPLGTSPASSQPGTVTSYGPTSSVTLGFTSLGPSGPAFVQPLLSGQAPLLAPGQVGVSPVPSPQLPPTCAAASGPVITAFYPGSPIPTSSAPLAQPSQAPPGLVYTVATSTTPPAAPILPKGPPAPTAATPAPASPFPSATGSMTYSLVAPKAQRPTPKAPQKVKAAIASIPVGSFEAGAPGRPGPAPRQPLEPGPAREPPASESELEGRPATPAPPLPHETWTPTARSSPPLPPPAEEQASTKGPETMATKFPSSSSDWRVPGLGLESRGEPPTPPSPALAPAPAPGSSSGSSEGSSGRAAGDAPERKEAAGAGKKVKVRPPPLKKTFDSVDNRVLSEVDFEERFAELPEFRPEEVLPSPTLQSLATSPRAILGSYRKKRKNSTDLDSAPEDPTSPKRKMRRRSSCSSEPNTPKSAKCEGDIFTFDRTGTEAEDVLGELEYEKVPYSSLRRTLDQRRALVMQLFQDHGFFPSAQATAAFQARYADIFPSKVCLQLKIREVRQKIMQAATPSEQPPGAEAPLPGPPPTGTAAAPVPTPSPAGGPDPTSPGSDSGTAPAAPPLPPPPEPGPGQPGWEGPPQPSPPASGSSTAATGR; this is encoded by the exons ATGTACTCAGCCCACAGGCCCCTGGTGCCCGCGTCCGGCGCGGCCTCCCGTGGCCTCGGCATGTTCG TGTGGACAAATGTGGAACCTCGCTCTGTGGCCGTGTTCCCCTGGCACTCCTTAGTCCCCTTCCTGGCCCCCAGCCAGCCTGACCCCTCTGTACAGCCAAGTGAGGCCCAGCAACCTGCCAGCCACCCCGTGGCCTCCAACCAGAGCAAAG AACCTGCTGAGTCGGCGGCCGTTGCTCACGAGCAGCCACCGGGCGGGACAGGGAATGCTGACCCGGGGCGGCCCCCTGGAGCCACATGCCCTGAGAGCCCAGGGCCTGGACCCCCCCACACTTTGGGGGTGGTGGAACCTGGGAAGGGCCCCCCTCCCACCACGGAGGATGAGGCCCCTGGACCTCCAGGAGAGCCGCGGCTGGACAGCGAGACAGAGAGTGACCACGATGATGC CTTCCTCTCCATCATGTCTCCTGAGATCCAGTTGCCCCTGCCGCCCGGGAAACGCCGGACCCAGTCCCTCAGCGCCCTGCCCAAGGAACGGGACTCCTCTTCAGAGAAGGACGGACGCAGCCCCAACAAG CGGGAGAAGGACCATATCCGGCGGCCCATGAATGCCTTCATGATCTTCAGCAAGCGGCACCGGGCCCTGGTCCACCAGCGCCACCCCAACCAGGACAACCGGACTGTCAGTAAGATCCTGGGCGAGTGGTGGTACGCCCTGGGGCCCAAGGAGAAGCAGAAGTACCATGACCTGGCCTTCCAG GTGAAAGAGGCCCACTTTAAGGCCCACCCAGATTGGAAGTGGTGCAACAAGGACCGGAAGAAGTCCAGCTCAGAGGCTAAGCCCACGAGCCTGGGGCTGGCAGGAGGGCACAAGGAGCCGAGGGAGCGGAGCATGTCAGAGACAGGCACTGCCGCTGCCCCCGGAG TGTCTTCAGAGCTCCTGTCTGTCACGGCCCAGACACTCTTGAGCTCGGACACCAAGGCTCCGGGGAGCAGCTCCTGTGGGGCAGAGCGTCTGCACGCTGTCGGGGGACCTGGCTCAGCCCGGCCCCGCGCCTTCTCCCACAGCGGGGTCCACAGCCTGGATGGTGGGGAGGTAGACAGCCAGGCGTTGCAGGAACTGACTCAG ATGGTGTCTGGCCCTGCGTCCTACGCTGGCCCAAAGCCCTCCACCCAGTACGGGACTCCAGGCCCCTTTGCGGCGCCCGGGGAGGGAGGCACCCTGGCAGCCAGTGGACGGCCCCCACTGCTCCCCACCCGGGCCTCCCGTTCCCAGCGTGCAGCCAGTGAGGACATGACCAGTGATGAGGAACGCATGGTCATCTGTGAGGAGGAGGGGGATGACGATGTCATTG CTGATGACGGCTTCGGCACCACTGACATTGACCTCAAGTGCAAGGAGCGGGTGACTGACAGCGAGAGTGGAGACAGCTCTGGGGAGGACCCGGAGGGCAGCAAG GGCTTTGGCCGGAAGGTGTTCTCGCCTGTGATCCGTTCCTCCTTTACTCACTGCCGTCCGTCGCTGGACCCTGAGCCTCCAGGGCCCCCAGATCCACCTGCAGGCTTCGGCAAAGGCTATGGGCCCACCTCCTCCGCATCCTCACccgctgcctcctcctcctcagccacCACCTCCTTCCCACTGGGCTCAGGGACCTTCAAGGCCCAGGAGTCAGGTCAGGGCAGCACCACAGGCCCCCTCCGTCCCCCACCCCCTGGAACTGGGGGCCCAGCAACACCTTCTAAGGCCACCCGGTTTCTCCCCACGGATCCTGCCACCTTCCGTCGCAAGAGACCTGAAAGCGTGGGCGGCCTGGAgccaccaggcccctcagtcATCGCGGCGCCTCCCAGTGGGGGAGGAGGCGTCCTGCAGACACTGGTCCTGCCCTCAAACAAGGAGGAACGGGAGGGCAGCGGAGCTCGCGTGCCCTCAGCCCCAGCACCCTCGCTGGCCTACGGGGCCCCAGCAACCCCCCTGTCCCGCCCGGCTGCCACCATGGTCACCAACGTGGTGCGGCCCGTCAGCAGCACTCCTGTGCCCATCGCCTCCAAGCCTTTCCCCGCTCCGAGCCGGGCCGAAGCGTCTCCTGGTGACACAGCTGGTGCCAGGACTGAGGCGGCCACTGGGTCCCGAGCACTGGGGGGCTCCCCGCTGGGCGTCAGCTTAGTGTACTCGGACAAGAAGTCAGGAGCTGCCACCTCCACGGCCCCACACCTGGTGGCTGGGCCCCTCCTGGGCACTGTGGGGAAGGCGCCGGCCACTGTCACCAACTTGCTGGTGGGCACCCCAGGCTACGGGGCCCCAGCGCCACCTGCTGTCCAGTTCATTGCCCAGGGGGGCCCTGGCAGTGGGGCGGCTGCAGGCTCGGGGGCCAGTGCTGGGAGTGGCCCCAATGGGCCAATGCCCCTGGGCATCCTGCAGCCGGGTCCCCTGGGCAAGGCTGGGGGCATCACCCAGGTGCAGTACATTCTGCCCACGCTGCCCCAGCAACTGCAAGTGGCACCGGCCCCTGGGACCAAGGCAGCGGCGCCCGGcggccctgcccccaccaccagcATCCGTTTCACCCTCCCGCCGGGCACCTCCACCAACGGCAAAGTCCTGGCTGCCACCGCACCCACTCCTGGCATCCCCATCCTGCAGTCCGTaccctccgccccgccccccaaaG CCCAGTCAGTGTCTCCCgtgcaggccccgcccccaggtggctcagcccAGCTGCTGCCCGGGAAGGTACTCGTGCCCTTGGCCACCCCCAGCATGTCAGTGCGGGGAGGCGGGGCTGGCCAGCCACTGCCCCTGGTGAGCCCGCCCTTCTCAGTACCTGTGCAGAACGGTGCTCAGCCACCCAGCAAG ATCATCCAGCTGACTCCAGTGCCTGTGAGCACACCCAGCGGCCTGGTGCCGCCCCTCAGCCCGGCCCCACTCCCCGGCCCCGCCTCGCAGCCTCAGAAAGTCCTGCTGCCCTCCTCCACCAG AATCACCTATGTGCAGTCAGCAGGTGGGCATGCACTGCCCCTGGGCACCAGTCCTGCGTCCAGTCAGCCTGGAACAGTCACCTCGTACGGACCCACGAGCTCGGTCACCCTTGGCTTCACCTCACTGGGGCCCAGTGGCCCCGCCTTCGTGCAGCCCCTGCTTTCAG GCCAAGCCCCACTGCTGGCTCCTGGCCAGGTGGGCGTGTCGCCTGTGCCCAGCCCCCAGCTACCTCCCACCTGCGCAGCCGCCAGTGGTCCCGTCATCACAGCATTTTACCCTGGCAGCCCCATACCCACCTCTTCAGCACCCCTGGCCCAGCCATCCCAGGCTCCCCCAGGCCTGGTCTACACTGTGGCCACCAGCACCACCCCACCTGCTGCCCCCATCCTGCCCAAGGGCCCACCGGCACCCACTGCTGCCACCCCGGCCCCTGCCAGCCCTTTCCCTAGTGCCACAG GCTCCATGACCTACAGTTTAGTGGCCCCCAAGGCCCAGCGGCCCACCCCTAAGGCCCCCCAGAAAGTAAAGGCGGCCATCGCCAGCATTCCTGTGGGCTCCTTCGAGGCTGGTGCTCCTGGGCGGCCAGGCCCTGCACCCCGGCAGCCCTTGGAGCCTGGCCCAGCCCGTGAGCCCCCAGCGTCCGAGTCAGAGCTTGAGGGGCGGCCAGCAACACCAGCCCCTCCACTGCCCCATGAGACCTGGACTCCCACAGCCCGGAGCAGTCCCCCGCTGCCCCCACCTGCCGAGGAGCAGGCCAGCACCAAGGGCCCTGAGACCATG gccACCAAATTCCCCAGCTCGTCTTCAGACTGGCGTGTCCCCGGGCTGGGCTTGGAGAGCCGGGGGGAgcctcccacccctcccagcccggccctggctccagccccagctcctggcagcagcagcggcagcagcgaGGGCAGCAGTGGGAGGGCGGCCGGCGACGCCCCCGAGCGCAAGGAGGCGGCTGGTGCTGGCAAGAAGGTGAAGGTGCGGCCCCCGCCCCTGAAGAagacctttgactctgtggacaa CAGGGTCCTGTCAGAGGTGGACTTCGAAGAGCGCTTTGCCGAGCTGCCTGAGTTCCGGCCTGAGGAGGTGCTGCCCTCGCCCACCTTGcagtctttggccacctcaccCCGGGCCATCCTGGGCTCCTACCGCAAGAAGAGGAAGAATTCCACTG ACCTGGACTCGGCCCCCGAGGACCCCACCTCGCCCAAGCGCAAGATGAGGCGGCGCTCCAGCTGTAGCTCGGAGCCTAACACCCCCAAGAGTGCCAAGTGCGAGGGCGACATCTTCACCTTTGACCGCACAG GCACAGAAGCGGAGGACGTGCTTGGGGAGCTGGAGTACGAGAAAGTGCCCTATTCGTCGCTGCGGCGCACCCTGGACCAGCGCCGGGCCCTGGTCATGCAGCTCTTCCAGGACCACggcttcttcccatcag CCCAGGCCACGGCAGCCTTCCAGGCCCGCTATGCGGACATCTTCCCCTCCAAAGTCTGTCTGCAGCTGAAGATCCGTGAGGTGCGCCAGAAGATCATGCAGGCGGCCACTCCCTCAGAACAGCCCCCGGGAGCCGAGGCCCCCCTCCCTGGACCGCCCCCCACTGGCACTGCTGCTGCCCCtgtccccactcccagccccgcAGGGGGCCCCGACCCCACCTCACCTGGCTCGGACTCTGGCACAGCCCCGGCTGCCCCGCCACTGCCTCCACCCCCAGAGCCGGGGCCTGGACAGCCTGGTTGGGAGGGGCCCCCCCAACCCTCACCACCCGCCTCTGGTTCCTCCACAGCTGCCACAGGCAGGTGA
- the PAFAH1B3 gene encoding platelet-activating factor acetylhydrolase IB subunit gamma isoform X2 yields the protein MSGDENPASKPTPVQDVQGDGRWMSLHHRFVADSKDKEPEVVFIGDSLVQLMHQCEIWRELFSPLHALNFGIGGDSTQHVLWRLENGELEHIRPKIVVVWVGTNNHGHTAEQVTGGIKAIVQLVNERQPQGLLPRGQHPNPLREKNRRVNELVRAALAGHPRAHFLDADPGFVHSDGTISHHDMYDYLHLSRLGYTPVCRALHSLLLRLLTQDQGQGGAPLPEPSP from the exons ATGAGTGGAGACGAGAACCCAGCCAGCAAGCCCACGCCAGTGCAGGACGTGCAGGGTGACGGGCGCTGGATGTCCCTG CACCATCGGTTCGTAGCCGACAGCAAAGATAAGGAACCCGAAGTCGTCTTCATCGGTGACTCCTTGGTCCAGCTGATGCACCAGTGCGAG ATCTGGCGGGAGCTCTTTTCCCCTCTGCACGCACTTAACTTTGGCATTGGCGGTGACAGCACACAGCATGTGCTGTGGCGTCTGGAGAATGGAGAGCTGGAACACATCCGGCCCAAG ATTGTGGTGGTCTGGGTTGGTACCAACAACCACGGGCACACTGCAGAGCAGGTGACTGGGGGCATCAAGGCCATAGTGCAGCTGGTGAACGAGCGGCAGCCCCAG GGCCTGCTTCCTCGGGGCCAGCACCCCAACCCACTTCGAGAGAAAAACCGACGGGTGAATGAGCTGGTACGGGCAGCACTGGCCGGCCACCCTCGGGCCCACTTCCTGGACGCAGACCCTGGCTTTGTGCACTCAGATGGTACCATCAGCCACCATGACATGTACGATTACCTGCACCTGAGCCGTCTGGGGTACACACCTGTTTGCCGGGCCCTGCACTCCTTGCTTCTGCGTCTGCTAACCCAAGACCAGGGACAGGGTGGTGCCCCCCTGCCGGAACCCAGCCCCTAA
- the PAFAH1B3 gene encoding platelet-activating factor acetylhydrolase IB subunit gamma isoform X3 — translation MSGDENPASKPTPVQDVQGDGRWMSLHHRFVADSKDKEPEVVFIGDSLVQLMHQCEIWRELFSPLHALNFGIGGDSTQHVLWRLENGELEHIRPKGLLPRGQHPNPLREKNRRVNELVRAALAGHPRAHFLDADPGFVHSDGTISHHDMYDYLHLSRLGYTPVCRALHSLLLRLLTQDQGQGGAPLPEPSP, via the exons ATGAGTGGAGACGAGAACCCAGCCAGCAAGCCCACGCCAGTGCAGGACGTGCAGGGTGACGGGCGCTGGATGTCCCTG CACCATCGGTTCGTAGCCGACAGCAAAGATAAGGAACCCGAAGTCGTCTTCATCGGTGACTCCTTGGTCCAGCTGATGCACCAGTGCGAG ATCTGGCGGGAGCTCTTTTCCCCTCTGCACGCACTTAACTTTGGCATTGGCGGTGACAGCACACAGCATGTGCTGTGGCGTCTGGAGAATGGAGAGCTGGAACACATCCGGCCCAAG GGCCTGCTTCCTCGGGGCCAGCACCCCAACCCACTTCGAGAGAAAAACCGACGGGTGAATGAGCTGGTACGGGCAGCACTGGCCGGCCACCCTCGGGCCCACTTCCTGGACGCAGACCCTGGCTTTGTGCACTCAGATGGTACCATCAGCCACCATGACATGTACGATTACCTGCACCTGAGCCGTCTGGGGTACACACCTGTTTGCCGGGCCCTGCACTCCTTGCTTCTGCGTCTGCTAACCCAAGACCAGGGACAGGGTGGTGCCCCCCTGCCGGAACCCAGCCCCTAA
- the PAFAH1B3 gene encoding platelet-activating factor acetylhydrolase IB subunit gamma isoform X1 yields the protein MSGDENPASKPTPVQDVQGDGRWMSLHHRFVADSKDKEPEVVFIGDSLVQLMHQCEIWRELFSPLHALNFGIGGDSTQHVLWRLENGELEHIRPKIVVVWVGTNNHGHTAEQVTGGIKAIVQLVNERQPQARVVVLGLLPRGQHPNPLREKNRRVNELVRAALAGHPRAHFLDADPGFVHSDGTISHHDMYDYLHLSRLGYTPVCRALHSLLLRLLTQDQGQGGAPLPEPSP from the exons ATGAGTGGAGACGAGAACCCAGCCAGCAAGCCCACGCCAGTGCAGGACGTGCAGGGTGACGGGCGCTGGATGTCCCTG CACCATCGGTTCGTAGCCGACAGCAAAGATAAGGAACCCGAAGTCGTCTTCATCGGTGACTCCTTGGTCCAGCTGATGCACCAGTGCGAG ATCTGGCGGGAGCTCTTTTCCCCTCTGCACGCACTTAACTTTGGCATTGGCGGTGACAGCACACAGCATGTGCTGTGGCGTCTGGAGAATGGAGAGCTGGAACACATCCGGCCCAAG ATTGTGGTGGTCTGGGTTGGTACCAACAACCACGGGCACACTGCAGAGCAGGTGACTGGGGGCATCAAGGCCATAGTGCAGCTGGTGAACGAGCGGCAGCCCCAGGCACGGGTCGTGGTGCTG GGCCTGCTTCCTCGGGGCCAGCACCCCAACCCACTTCGAGAGAAAAACCGACGGGTGAATGAGCTGGTACGGGCAGCACTGGCCGGCCACCCTCGGGCCCACTTCCTGGACGCAGACCCTGGCTTTGTGCACTCAGATGGTACCATCAGCCACCATGACATGTACGATTACCTGCACCTGAGCCGTCTGGGGTACACACCTGTTTGCCGGGCCCTGCACTCCTTGCTTCTGCGTCTGCTAACCCAAGACCAGGGACAGGGTGGTGCCCCCCTGCCGGAACCCAGCCCCTAA
- the PRR19 gene encoding proline-rich protein 19, which produces MDPGEPAPKPFQQPEKPGRVRRRKTRRERNEALAGSRQPLTYQHPPVASRDPHMVLRNSVAPTAAKLVVITQGRLSRDHRGLFNHEVKSLDVARLLSSESLELGTPALTTKSSPSPGRGQQPSLQSRGKENQVPGGSGPGPPSPPQLPDLEQLLGELQCQLILPRAFPRRNLVQEARDAIVGTLQACHGCVPDLTLVLRGCQPHLPGTDPGALKRQRMTPSWINSPEQAPGEGRQRRRQGTKELTFAVPPTSSTPTVHQVSLAPPKGPWPPPLSSLPSPSGAAWGPPTAFDLLKSIWLVATPPPPRPWGIGPPQLLPQPPSPLLPRSSALDWSPSPPAPLPSLSWMVAQSSPEAWSFPPMRLY; this is translated from the exons ATGGATCCCGGGGAGCCAGCCCCCAAGCCTTTCCAGCAGCCTGAGAAGCCTGGTCGTGTCCGCCGTCGGAAGACCAGGCGGGAGCGTAACGAGGCGCTGGCGGGCAGTCGGCAGCCGCTGACCTATCAGCACCCTCCCGTGGCCAGTCGGGATCCACATATGGTATTGCGGAATTCTGTTGCCCCTACTGCTGCTAAGCTTGTGGTCATAACCCAGGGCCGCCTGAGCCGGGACCACCGGGGTCTCTTCAACCATGAGGTGAAATCTCTGGACGTGGCCCGGCTGCTTAGCAGTGAGTCTCTGGAGTTGGGCACCCCTGCACTCACCACCAAGTCCTCCCCAAGCCCAGGCAGGGGCCAACAACCATCCCTACAGTCAAGGGGCAAGGAAAACCAGGTGCCTGGAGGCTCGGGCCCAGGCCCCCCCAGTCCCCCACAGCTCCCTGACTTGGAGCAGCTGCTGGGGGAGCTGCAATGTCAGCTGATTCTGCCACGAGCCTTCCCTAGGAGAAACCTAGTTcaagaggccagggatgctatTGTGGGCACTTTACAGGCCTGCCATGGCTGTGTGCCTGACCTTACCCTGGTGCTCCGGGGCTGCCAGCCACACTTGCCAG GGACTGATCCTGGGGCCCTTAAGAGGCAAAGAATGACACCTTCCTGGATCAACAGTCCTGAGCAGGCcccaggggaggggaggcagaggaggcggCAGGGAACAAAGGAGCTCACCTTTGCTGTGCCTCCCACCTCCAGCACTCCTACTGTGCACCAAGTGAGCCTGGCACCACCGAAAGGTCCCTGGCCACCCCCATTATCCTCGTTGCCTTCGCCATCTGGGGCAGCCTGGGGCCCCCCAACAGCCTTTGATCTACTGAAAAGCATCTGGCTGGTAGCCACACCGCCTCCTCCCCGGCCTTGGGGGATTGGCCCACCACAACTCCTGCCCCAGCCACCATCACCCTTGTTGCCCCGAAGCTCTGCCTTGGACTGGAGCCCCAGCCCCCCAGCACCGCTGCCCAGCCTCTCCTGGATGGTGGCTCAGAGCAGCCCAGAGGCCTGGTCCTTTCCACCCATGAGACTGTACTGA